In a single window of the Podospora pseudocomata strain CBS 415.72m chromosome 2 map unlocalized CBS415.72m_2, whole genome shotgun sequence genome:
- the HEM2 gene encoding Aminolevulinate dehydratase (EggNog:ENOG503NU9P; COG:H; BUSCO:EOG092630N3), protein MSFSSLVQDLSLRDNGVARRRGDASVSTVNDTASRTSHISRAMSYASTTATSVSISGDISSQLHAGYSHPLARSWQAERQLTKSMLIYPLFVSDQDDEEVLIPSLPGQYRRGVNRLIPYLEPLVQKGLRSVILFGVPLRPGTKDALGTSADDPQGPVIRSIQLLRQRFPHLYIVADVCLCEYTSHGHCGILRDDGSLNNQLSVDRISDVAVSYARAGAHCVAPSDMNDGRIRAIKLKLIEEGIVHNVTLMSYAAKFSGCLYGPFRDAAGSAPSFGDRRCYQLPPGGRGLARRAIIRDISEGADIIMVKPASQYLDVISDAKELGKDLPIAAYQVSGEFAMIHAAAKAGVFDLKAMAFESTEGILRAGATIIISYFTPEFLDWLSN, encoded by the exons ATGTCTTTCTCTAGCCTCGTTCAGGACTTGTCCCTCCGCGACAACGGTGTAGCGCGCAGACGAGGTGACGCCTCCGTTTCGACCGTCAACGACACTGCTTCCCGCACATCGCACATCTCGAGAGCCATGTCGTACGCCAGCACTACTGCCACGAGCGTCAGCATTTCTGGTGATATCTCGAGTCAGCTGCATGCTGGTTACAGCCATCCCCTTGCGCGGTCATGGCAGGCCGAGCGCCAATTGACCAAG TCCATGCTCATCTACCCCCTTTTCGTGTCTGATCAAGACGATGAGGAAGTGCTTATTCCCTCTCTCCCGGGCCAATACCGCCGCGGTGTCAACAGGCTCATTCCGTACCTTGAGCCGCTCGTCCAGAAAGGTCTCCGTTCCGTCATCCTGTTCGGTGTGCCATTAAGACCAGGGACCAAGGACGCCCTTGGCACTTCCGCCGACGACCCGCAAGGTCCCGTGATTCGCAGCATCCAGCTTCTGCGCCAAAGATTCCCCCATCTTTATATCGTTGCCGATGTCTGCCTTTGCGAGTACACTTCCCATGGCCACTGCGGTATCTTGAGGGACGATGGCAGCCTGAACAACCAGCTGTCTGTTGACCGTATCTCCGACGTTGCGGTCTCGTACGCTCGGGCTGGCGCTCACTGCGTTGCGCCTTCAGACATGAACGACGGCCGCATCCGGGccatcaagctcaagctgATTGAGGAGGGTATTGTGCACAATGTGACGCTCATGTCGTATGCTGCCAAGTTTTCTGGATGTCTTTACGGACCCTTCCGCGATGCTGCTGGCTCGGCGCCCTCGTTTGGTGACCGCAGATGCTACCAGCTCCCCCCTGGAGGTCGTGGCCTCGCTCGTCGGGCCATCATCCGTGATATCAGCGAGGGAGCTGATATCATCATGGTCAAGCCGGCTTCTCAGTACCTGGACGTTATCAGCGATGCTAAGGAGCTCGGCAAGGACCTGCCCATTGCGGCCTACCAGGTCAGCGGCGAGTTTGCCATGATTCACGCGGCGGCCAAGGCTGGTGTTTTTGACCTCAAGGCCATGGCGTTTGAGAGCACAGAGGGCATTCTCAGGGCGGGagcaaccatcatcatcagctaCTTCACACCAGAATTCCTGGACTGGCTGAGCAATTGA
- a CDS encoding uncharacterized protein (COG:S; EggNog:ENOG503P2ZV), with the protein MWLSVPCWAGGFPCFRVWALWDKYKKDIPAALDGGWISLSSHHPVILIRLYVCPTTVRLFKMARTGFIHHFGTFLLFSATVLLIITCISAPVVRSIALLKVELPDGGTNNGGFNFLPDIADGESGRNGNDPSVTFGVFGYCLNDVLGGQCPRRLGYSPLGIIQGLVGPNRGQSGNPNFSPEQTFGEFYSDNSVRTSRALTKAMVLHPIAAAFNFIAFILALGAGMVGSLLASLVAVLAFIITAVTCIIDFVLFGIVRSNLSNGWDSDDEDSLGLQVERVYYDNAAWMTLAAAVLSLVGAVVVFFSCCSGRIHKRRERKRAVKGEVPATDYGTPVAPRRRRRWF; encoded by the exons ATGTGGTTGAGTGTTCcttgctgggctggtgggTTTCCATGTTTCAGGGTGTGGGCCTTATGGGACAAATACAAGAAAGACATTCCAGCTGCTCTGGATGGTGGATGGAtttccctttcttctcatcatccgGTGATTTTGATACGTTTATACGTTTGTCCCACAACAGTCAGGCTCTTCAAGATGGCCCGGACAGGCTTCATCCACCACTTTGGCACCTTCTTGCTGTTTTCAGCCACCGTCTTGCTGATCATCACCTGCATCTCGGCCCCAGTAGTGAGATCTATCGCTCTCCTCAAGGTCGAGCTCCCTGACGGCGGGACCAACAATGGCGGGTTCAACTTCCTGCCCGATAttgctgatggggagagTGGACGGAACGGAAACGATCCCTCGGTTAcgtttggtgtttttgggtATTGTTTGAATGATGTCCTTGG AGGCCAatgcccccgccgcctcgggtactcccccctcggcatcatccagGGCCTTGTCGGCCCCAACCGTGGCCAGTCGGGCAAccccaacttctcccccgAGCAGACCTTTGGCGAGTTCTACTCTGACAACTCGGTGCGCACCTCGCGCGCGCTCACAAAGGCCATGGTCCTCCACCCCATCGCCGCGGCCTTCAACTTTATCGCTTTTATTCTTGCGCTGGGCGCGGGTATGGTTGGGTCGCTGCTGGCATCTCTCGTTGCTGTCTTGGCCTTTATCATCACGGCTGTGACCTGCATCATTGACTTTGTCCTGTTTGGCATTGTGAGGAGCAATCTGAGCAATGGGTGGGATAGTGACGATGAGGATAGCTTGGGGTTgcaggtggagagggtttACTATGATAATGCTGCCTGGATGACGCTCGCGGCTGCGGTGTTGAGCTTGGtcggtgctgttgttgttttcttcaGCTGCTGCAGTGGGAGGATTCataagaggagggagaggaagagggctgtgaagggggaggtgccgGCTACTGATTATGGGACTCCTGTTGCGcccaggaggaggcggagatggtTCTAA